From Candidatus Amoebophilus asiaticus 5a2, the proteins below share one genomic window:
- the ftsH gene encoding ATP-dependent zinc metalloprotease FtsH, giving the protein MKVGKDKLPQKSKSQIWSIITLLIVVIGILYIGKSKTAIPISEHRFETLMLNKDVKQVVLVTNQNLVEVTLKEEAFLKEPYKSELENRFSFYIEQAPHYTFKVPSPKIFNDNFKEIEAKLSPEDRIGYVSKERTDFIAIIFNFGSFLLLMVAFWLLMRRMSGGAGPGSQIFNIGKSKAALFDAENRVKVTFNDVAGLQEAKEEIKEIVEFLKEPTKFTRLGGKIPKGALLIGPPGTGKTLLAKAVAGEAGVPFFSISGSDFVEMFVGVGAARVRDLFKQAKEKAPAIIFIDEIDAVGRSRGKGSMPGGNDERENTLNSLLVEMDGFGTNSGIIILAATNRPDVLDPALLRPGRFDRQISIDKPDIADREAILKVHMKNLKLDKEVDVKKLAAQTPGFAGAELANVSNEAALIAARKNKNSVDMQDFQDAIDRVIGGLEKKNKIISPQEKRIVAYHEAGHAVAGWFLEHADPLLKVTIVPRGVAALGYAQYLPKEQFLYQKEQLIDTMCTALGGRAAEELIFKKISTGALNDLERVTKMAYSMITVYGMNEKLGNISFHDQGQPEYVFSKPYSENTAQTIDEEVRIMVDSAYKRTRKLLWNKRKQLERVAEELLKKEVIFQQDLERLIGPRPYPMHDTTLDKIPVASNGAEAKPRYIPNKNRYNRNRKPVTADKQNNNNNQEQQAKESTQQD; this is encoded by the coding sequence ATGAAGGTAGGTAAAGACAAATTGCCCCAAAAATCTAAATCTCAAATTTGGTCCATCATTACATTACTCATTGTAGTCATAGGGATATTGTATATAGGTAAATCAAAAACGGCAATTCCTATTTCTGAGCATAGGTTTGAAACGCTTATGCTAAATAAGGACGTAAAGCAAGTTGTATTGGTTACTAATCAGAATTTAGTAGAGGTAACACTTAAAGAAGAAGCTTTTTTAAAAGAGCCTTACAAATCTGAATTAGAAAATCGTTTTTCATTTTATATAGAACAAGCGCCACATTACACTTTTAAAGTACCTTCTCCTAAAATATTTAACGATAATTTTAAGGAGATAGAAGCAAAGCTTTCTCCTGAAGATCGGATTGGGTATGTTTCTAAGGAACGTACCGATTTTATAGCAATTATATTTAATTTTGGTAGCTTTTTATTGCTGATGGTAGCTTTCTGGTTGCTGATGCGTAGAATGAGTGGTGGAGCAGGACCAGGTAGCCAGATTTTTAACATAGGTAAATCAAAGGCAGCGCTTTTTGACGCTGAAAATCGAGTAAAAGTTACTTTTAATGATGTAGCAGGCTTACAGGAAGCTAAGGAAGAAATTAAAGAAATTGTAGAATTTCTTAAAGAACCTACTAAGTTCACAAGGTTAGGAGGTAAAATACCTAAAGGCGCCTTGTTAATAGGCCCTCCAGGTACTGGGAAAACCTTGCTAGCAAAAGCTGTTGCTGGTGAAGCAGGGGTGCCTTTTTTTTCTATTTCAGGTTCTGACTTTGTAGAAATGTTTGTAGGGGTAGGCGCTGCACGCGTAAGAGACCTTTTTAAACAGGCCAAAGAAAAGGCACCTGCTATTATCTTTATTGATGAAATAGATGCTGTTGGAAGGTCTAGAGGAAAGGGGTCTATGCCAGGGGGTAACGATGAGCGTGAAAATACGCTGAACTCACTGTTGGTAGAAATGGATGGTTTTGGAACTAATTCAGGTATTATCATTTTAGCAGCTACTAACAGACCAGATGTATTAGATCCTGCCCTACTTCGTCCAGGCCGTTTTGATCGACAGATAAGCATTGACAAGCCAGATATTGCTGATAGGGAAGCAATACTTAAGGTGCATATGAAAAATTTAAAGCTCGATAAAGAAGTAGATGTTAAGAAATTAGCTGCACAGACTCCTGGTTTTGCCGGGGCTGAACTGGCTAACGTAAGCAATGAAGCAGCTTTAATTGCCGCTAGGAAAAATAAGAATTCTGTAGATATGCAAGATTTCCAAGATGCTATTGATCGGGTTATTGGCGGATTGGAAAAGAAGAATAAAATTATATCACCACAAGAAAAACGTATTGTTGCTTATCATGAAGCAGGCCATGCCGTTGCTGGTTGGTTTTTAGAGCATGCCGATCCTTTGTTAAAGGTAACTATTGTACCTAGGGGTGTGGCTGCATTGGGCTATGCACAGTATTTGCCTAAAGAACAATTCTTGTATCAGAAAGAACAGTTGATAGACACTATGTGTACTGCACTAGGAGGTAGGGCTGCAGAAGAGCTGATTTTTAAAAAGATTTCTACTGGTGCTCTTAATGATTTGGAGCGGGTTACTAAAATGGCCTATAGTATGATTACTGTATATGGAATGAATGAGAAGTTAGGCAACATCTCTTTTCATGACCAAGGTCAACCAGAATATGTTTTTAGTAAACCTTATTCAGAGAACACTGCACAGACTATTGATGAAGAGGTTCGTATAATGGTTGATAGTGCTTATAAGCGGACTAGAAAACTGTTATGGAATAAAAGAAAACAGTTAGAGCGCGTTGCTGAAGAGCTATTGAAAAAAGAGGTTATTTTCCAACAGGATTTAGAAAGGCTAATTGGACCAAGGCCTTATCCTATGCACGATACTACTTTAGATAAAATACCAGTAGCAAGCAATGGTGCTGAAGCAAAGCCTAGGTATATACCAAATAAGAATAGGTATAATAGAAATAGAAAGCCTGTTACAGCGGATAAGCAGAATAATAACAACAACCAAGAGCAACAAGCTAAAGAATCAACGCAGCAAGATTAA
- the rsfS gene encoding ribosome silencing factor, which yields MPQVKRKNETKVDLVTAIVEGMQDKKAQDISVLNLKKIGSAVASYFILCTGQASTQIEAIAEGIMEAAYEKSGQRPWRKEGFANREWILLDYVDIVVHIFHRDKRDLYGLDMLWGDAEITHF from the coding sequence ATGCCCCAAGTTAAAAGAAAAAATGAAACAAAGGTTGACCTTGTTACAGCAATTGTAGAAGGTATGCAGGATAAGAAAGCTCAAGATATAAGTGTATTAAACTTAAAGAAAATAGGTAGTGCGGTAGCCAGTTACTTTATATTATGTACAGGCCAGGCAAGCACCCAGATAGAAGCAATTGCAGAAGGGATTATGGAGGCAGCTTATGAGAAATCAGGGCAACGACCTTGGAGAAAGGAGGGGTTTGCTAATAGAGAATGGATCTTGCTAGATTATGTTGATATAGTAGTACATATATTTCATCGAGATAAAAGAGACTTATATGGTCTAGACATGTTATGGGGTGATGCAGAGATAACTCATTTTTGA
- a CDS encoding biotin--[acetyl-CoA-carboxylase] ligase, with translation MSFVGENIIYKATCGSTNTEAMKLLSAENVPEGTVIITDNQTNGRGQRANTWTSEPYKNLTFSLILYPTWVMIQNSFLLNMLTAISIYKTLNTYIPNGLFVKWPNDIYYQNKKIGGVLIENLINQNKIKTSIIGIGLNINQTTFSLTNITSLSLVCGHEFNLSSLLTQLTDTIQTEYVLLAQGEIDILQKDYLAALYWVYEQRTFQDKAGYFQGVIQGVDAIGRLVVQKENGQIAYYECKEITFIA, from the coding sequence ATGTCATTTGTTGGAGAAAATATTATCTATAAAGCTACTTGTGGCTCAACAAATACCGAAGCCATGAAACTACTCTCGGCTGAAAATGTACCTGAAGGTACTGTAATCATTACAGACAACCAAACTAATGGCAGAGGCCAGCGAGCCAATACCTGGACAAGCGAGCCTTACAAAAATCTTACTTTTTCATTAATACTATATCCTACTTGGGTAATGATTCAAAATAGTTTTTTGCTCAATATGCTTACAGCAATTAGCATTTATAAAACCTTAAATACATATATACCTAATGGGTTATTTGTTAAATGGCCCAATGACATCTATTACCAAAACAAGAAAATAGGTGGTGTACTTATTGAAAATCTAATCAACCAAAATAAAATTAAAACTTCAATTATAGGCATTGGCCTCAACATTAATCAAACAACTTTTAGCTTAACAAATATAACCTCACTCTCTCTAGTATGTGGCCACGAATTTAATTTATCTAGCTTACTTACACAACTTACTGATACTATCCAAACTGAATATGTTCTTCTTGCACAAGGAGAAATAGATATTTTACAGAAAGACTATCTAGCAGCCCTTTATTGGGTATATGAACAAAGAACTTTTCAAGATAAGGCGGGTTATTTTCAGGGAGTTATACAAGGGGTAGATGCCATAGGTAGATTGGTAGTACAAAAAGAAAATGGCCAGATAGCATACTATGAATGTAAAGAAATAACTTTTATAGCATGA
- a CDS encoding HD domain-containing protein, with amino-acid sequence MSTFFAAVLIDEKAIEKALHIIKKYHAGVKRKLSDPFFTHPIQVALIVLDYSQDQDAILGALLYDTVEDTSLSLLQIEIMFGKKVAFIVDKVTNLEDELRRVSLQDHENIYRLINYEDERAAYLKLADRLHNMRTISGHSSIAKQKHIANKILNFFVPLAKNLWLGAISRKLGKLSLAVLGK; translated from the coding sequence TTGTCAACCTTTTTCGCAGCAGTTCTAATAGATGAAAAGGCCATAGAAAAAGCACTCCATATCATCAAGAAGTATCATGCAGGAGTAAAAAGAAAATTAAGTGACCCCTTCTTTACTCACCCTATACAGGTAGCTTTAATTGTGTTAGACTACTCACAAGATCAAGATGCGATTTTAGGAGCTTTATTATATGACACCGTCGAAGATACAAGCCTTTCACTTCTCCAAATAGAGATTATGTTTGGTAAAAAAGTAGCTTTTATTGTAGATAAAGTGACCAACCTAGAAGATGAACTACGAAGGGTAAGCCTACAAGACCATGAAAATATTTATCGCTTGATTAACTATGAAGATGAACGAGCAGCCTATCTAAAACTGGCAGATAGGTTACATAATATGCGTACTATTAGTGGACACTCTTCTATTGCCAAACAAAAGCATATAGCCAATAAAATATTAAATTTCTTTGTACCACTTGCTAAGAATTTGTGGTTAGGAGCCATAAGCAGAAAGCTAGGAAAGTTAAGTTTAGCAGTATTAGGGAAATAA
- the yidC gene encoding membrane protein insertase YidC, protein MDKNKLIGLILISILLIVYTHFFDNKLPKTSQQTTTQEVAHNTSNIQLQTSEATLNLQTGIFAKATQGVTKDIILENKDIRVTLSSHGAKVKEVILKQYKDYLGKPLKLLDEQSTNMGFQFTSNQASINTNTLFFNTDDTDQYIQQASIGKVTFMIPLGEPNQYLQQVYTLPSEGYALTQNWEFVGTENYIDQGKIDFVWHDFIKRAEKDVQACRNKTTINYYLANKTFKHLKEHTEQKEEQTIQTPIQWLAIKQRFFTAGIFTDQPFESGNILLKPTTQPDKFVKEAYTTVSLASNNLQPIQKGTFRFYFGPNTYKDLNSFAQGFSKNLPLGWPIVKWINLYLIIPIFSFIEKYVSNYGLVILILVIFIKLLLLPLSYKSYISMAEMKVLKPTLDALKAKYGNDMQSVQMEQVKLYREMGINPLSGCIPVLLQMPILLAMFNFFPNAIDLRQKAFLWAPDLSTYDAIINLPFQIPFYGSHVSLFTLLMTASTILYTWSSNQVNTPQGPMKTMSYLLPITFMFILNSFPAGLSFYYFVSNLFTFAQQALIKRFVNEDKIKAKLAKNKEKSANNKEGSFKKRFQDAIKASASHKGKK, encoded by the coding sequence ATGGATAAAAATAAACTTATCGGTCTAATACTTATATCTATCCTACTCATTGTATATACGCATTTTTTTGATAATAAATTACCAAAGACATCCCAACAAACTACTACTCAAGAAGTAGCTCATAATACTTCCAATATACAACTACAAACCTCGGAGGCTACGCTAAATTTACAAACCGGGATTTTTGCTAAAGCTACTCAAGGTGTAACCAAAGACATCATATTAGAAAATAAAGATATTCGAGTAACTTTAAGTTCACATGGAGCTAAGGTAAAGGAAGTTATACTTAAACAATACAAAGATTATTTAGGCAAGCCTCTTAAACTCCTAGATGAGCAATCCACTAACATGGGTTTTCAGTTCACTTCCAATCAAGCATCAATTAATACGAATACACTCTTTTTTAATACAGATGATACTGATCAGTACATACAACAAGCATCTATAGGAAAAGTTACTTTTATGATTCCTTTAGGAGAGCCTAACCAATACTTACAGCAAGTTTATACTCTACCTAGCGAAGGTTATGCGCTCACACAAAATTGGGAATTTGTAGGAACAGAAAATTATATAGATCAAGGTAAAATAGACTTTGTATGGCATGATTTTATTAAAAGAGCCGAAAAAGATGTACAAGCTTGCCGGAATAAAACTACTATTAACTACTACTTAGCCAACAAAACTTTCAAGCATTTAAAAGAACATACAGAGCAAAAAGAAGAACAAACTATACAAACCCCTATCCAATGGTTAGCCATTAAGCAGAGGTTCTTTACTGCAGGCATTTTTACAGACCAACCTTTCGAATCAGGCAATATTTTATTAAAACCGACTACACAGCCTGACAAATTTGTTAAAGAAGCATACACTACGGTAAGTTTAGCTTCTAACAATTTACAACCGATTCAAAAGGGTACATTTAGATTTTATTTTGGACCTAATACTTATAAGGATTTAAACAGCTTTGCTCAAGGTTTTTCTAAAAATTTACCTTTAGGCTGGCCCATTGTTAAGTGGATCAATTTATATCTTATCATCCCTATATTTTCATTTATAGAAAAGTATGTAAGTAATTATGGCTTAGTTATACTTATACTTGTCATTTTCATTAAGCTCTTGTTACTCCCGCTTTCTTACAAATCCTATATTTCTATGGCTGAAATGAAGGTGCTAAAACCCACCTTAGACGCCTTAAAAGCTAAATACGGAAACGATATGCAAAGCGTGCAGATGGAACAAGTAAAGCTTTATAGGGAAATGGGAATCAATCCGCTAAGCGGCTGTATACCTGTATTATTACAAATGCCTATCCTATTAGCAATGTTTAATTTTTTCCCCAATGCTATAGACTTACGACAAAAAGCTTTTTTGTGGGCTCCTGATTTATCAACCTATGATGCTATTATCAACTTACCCTTTCAAATACCCTTTTATGGAAGCCATGTAAGTTTATTTACTTTGTTGATGACAGCTTCTACCATCCTATATACCTGGTCTAGCAATCAAGTTAATACACCACAAGGGCCTATGAAGACAATGTCTTACTTATTGCCTATTACATTTATGTTTATTCTTAACAGTTTCCCTGCTGGTTTAAGTTTCTACTATTTTGTCTCTAACCTATTTACTTTTGCACAGCAAGCGCTTATAAAAAGGTTTGTAAACGAGGATAAAATCAAGGCAAAGCTGGCTAAGAATAAGGAGAAATCAGCAAATAATAAAGAGGGCTCTTTTAAAAAGCGCTTTCAAGATGCTATCAAGGCCTCTGCTAGCCATAAAGGAAAGAAATAG
- a CDS encoding queuosine precursor transporter: MLLEQFRVQQPSLSERIYVILVGLFLGVLLLTNIITSKYITIGHLTLTAGAITYPFTFSLLDIISEAYGKNKAKMVIWMGLMASLFMTFITYLANIIPIYEHSPVPQSAFQLVFGFTPGIVLGSMVAYMIAQLIDVYLFELIRRVTKGKYLWLRNNISTLVGQLFDTAIFAGIAWMIWPLLGLTQGIEPISWNTWYQITINEYMFKVFFSFINIPLVYIGVYLVKRYIKV, encoded by the coding sequence ATGCTACTAGAACAGTTTAGGGTGCAACAACCTTCTTTATCAGAACGGATATATGTAATATTGGTTGGTCTTTTTCTAGGTGTATTGTTGCTAACTAACATTATTACCAGCAAGTATATTACTATTGGGCACTTAACTCTTACAGCAGGTGCTATTACTTATCCCTTTACCTTTTCTTTGTTAGATATCATTTCCGAAGCATATGGAAAAAACAAGGCAAAAATGGTGATCTGGATGGGATTAATGGCCAGCCTATTTATGACTTTTATAACGTACTTAGCAAATATCATCCCTATATATGAACATTCTCCAGTACCTCAATCTGCATTTCAACTAGTGTTTGGATTTACGCCAGGTATTGTCCTAGGATCTATGGTCGCATATATGATAGCACAATTGATAGATGTTTATTTATTCGAGTTAATCCGGCGTGTAACAAAAGGTAAGTATTTATGGCTTAGAAATAATATTTCTACATTAGTTGGACAACTTTTTGATACAGCGATTTTTGCGGGTATAGCTTGGATGATTTGGCCTTTATTAGGGCTAACGCAAGGTATTGAACCTATATCCTGGAATACTTGGTATCAGATCACCATCAATGAGTATATGTTTAAAGTGTTTTTCTCCTTTATTAATATACCACTTGTTTATATAGGCGTTTATTTGGTTAAGCGTTATATAAAAGTCTGA
- a CDS encoding queuosine precursor transporter has translation MIITQRTMPDMALSEKIFMILASIFITSLMLTNVIAGKYFKFFGLPLSCSTLVYPFTFVVTDIVSEVYGLHRARLLVLAGFIVSIVVTMLVWIANQLPIAPTSPIDAAAFSQLFGLFPGVVLGSMIGYLTAQFIDVQIFEYLRIITKNKHLWVRNNFSTLASQLVDTIIVVTIAWVIWPIIDGNTATQPIGWQVWSKIVMGQYLFKGLLALLDTPFVYVSTYLIEKWIGIQRS, from the coding sequence ATGATTATAACACAACGTACTATGCCTGACATGGCTCTGTCAGAAAAGATATTCATGATATTAGCTAGCATTTTTATAACCTCGCTTATGCTTACCAATGTTATTGCAGGTAAGTATTTTAAATTTTTTGGATTGCCTTTATCTTGTAGTACTTTAGTATATCCATTCACCTTTGTAGTAACAGATATTGTTTCAGAAGTATATGGCCTACATCGTGCTAGGCTACTTGTATTAGCTGGCTTTATAGTAAGTATTGTAGTTACTATGCTAGTATGGATAGCTAATCAACTGCCTATTGCTCCAACATCGCCTATAGATGCTGCTGCATTTAGCCAACTATTTGGGCTTTTCCCTGGTGTTGTATTAGGATCTATGATTGGTTATTTAACGGCTCAATTTATAGATGTACAAATCTTTGAGTACTTAAGAATTATTACTAAAAACAAACATCTTTGGGTTAGAAATAACTTTTCTACACTAGCTAGTCAGCTAGTTGATACGATTATTGTAGTAACAATTGCTTGGGTCATATGGCCTATAATTGATGGTAATACAGCCACACAACCTATTGGATGGCAGGTATGGAGTAAAATTGTAATGGGCCAATATCTTTTTAAGGGCTTACTAGCACTATTAGATACACCATTTGTTTATGTTAGCACTTACTTGATTGAAAAGTGGATTGGTATACAGCGTAGTTAA
- a CDS encoding anaerobic C4-dicarboxylate transporter family protein yields MIWLQVIVVLSAIIIGTRLKGISLGIMGGLGLAILAFFFHLQPTEPPFCVLLIITSVITAAGTLEAAGGLGYLSSLAEKAIKKYPHRITFIAPLITYIFTFLVGTGHIIYSILPIIATVAKETGIRPERPLTTSVIAAQQAAMASPISAPTAILIGLLAPHGIELLDMLCILIPATLGGMLITTLVINKTGKELSEEPGYAEFLKTSQETNHNNVSTPLSKVTTSAKLSVILFGVGILFIILLGAFKGLRPSWEKSGKLIPMDMSIVIAIMMLSIAALIVLICKLKPTEITKASVFTGGIQAVISILGISWLGDTFVNANQAQIMELVQAQILKHPWQFSIILFCMSILLVSQTATIRALIPLGLTLGIPALTLLAAVPAVNGLFFIPNYPTLLAATNLDSTGTTRIGKYILNHSFMLPGLIATSSAVLIAFGLVKYLF; encoded by the coding sequence GTGATCTGGTTACAAGTTATAGTTGTACTATCAGCCATTATTATTGGTACACGATTAAAAGGTATTAGCCTAGGTATTATGGGCGGTTTGGGATTAGCTATCTTAGCGTTCTTTTTCCATTTACAACCTACAGAACCTCCTTTTTGTGTCTTATTAATTATTACATCCGTTATTACAGCAGCTGGTACCTTAGAAGCTGCCGGTGGATTAGGTTATTTAAGTAGTTTGGCAGAGAAAGCTATTAAAAAATACCCGCATAGAATTACTTTTATTGCCCCCCTAATTACTTATATATTTACATTTTTAGTGGGAACTGGCCATATTATCTACTCGATACTACCGATTATAGCAACTGTTGCTAAAGAAACAGGTATCAGACCCGAACGTCCCTTAACAACTAGTGTTATTGCTGCCCAGCAAGCAGCTATGGCTAGTCCTATCTCTGCCCCAACAGCTATTTTAATTGGTTTGTTAGCACCGCATGGCATAGAGTTGCTAGACATGTTGTGTATATTAATACCTGCTACTTTAGGTGGTATGCTTATCACCACCTTGGTTATCAATAAGACAGGTAAAGAATTAAGTGAAGAGCCTGGTTATGCTGAATTTTTAAAGACAAGCCAAGAAACAAATCATAACAATGTATCAACTCCTCTGTCTAAAGTTACTACTTCAGCCAAACTATCGGTAATCCTATTTGGAGTAGGCATCTTATTTATCATATTATTAGGTGCTTTTAAAGGGTTACGTCCTAGCTGGGAAAAGAGTGGAAAACTGATTCCTATGGATATGTCTATTGTTATTGCTATTATGATGCTTAGCATAGCAGCACTCATAGTATTGATTTGTAAACTAAAGCCTACTGAAATTACTAAAGCAAGTGTCTTTACAGGAGGCATCCAAGCTGTTATCTCTATCTTGGGTATATCTTGGCTAGGCGATACATTCGTTAATGCCAACCAAGCACAGATTATGGAACTTGTACAAGCACAAATTCTAAAACATCCTTGGCAATTTAGCATTATACTTTTCTGTATGTCTATATTACTGGTAAGCCAAACAGCAACCATCCGAGCTTTGATACCTTTAGGACTAACATTAGGTATTCCAGCGCTTACTTTATTAGCTGCTGTACCAGCTGTAAATGGATTATTCTTTATTCCTAACTACCCTACTCTTCTAGCAGCAACCAATTTAGATAGCACAGGGACAACACGTATCGGTAAATATATACTAAATCATAGTTTTATGTTGCCGGGTTTAATAGCCACTTCTTCTGCTGTTTTGATTGCGTTTGGATTAGTGAAGTATTTATTTTAG
- the sufC gene encoding Fe-S cluster assembly ATPase SufC: MLVINNLHASVEGQEILRGINLTVQAGEVHAIMGPNGSGKSTLASILAGKPGYTVTAGDVNFNGQDLLSLAPEERAAAGLFLAFQYPVEIPGVSNTNFLKTAVNQIRKHRGQEPLDAVEFLKILKEKARLVNIDKELLHRTLNEGFSGGEKKRNEILQMAMLSPSLSILDETDSGLDIDALKTVAFGINQLKTPDNATIVITHYQRLLDFIVPDFVHVLYKGKIVKSGFKELAKELEAKGYDWLKETTV, translated from the coding sequence ATGTTAGTTATCAATAACCTTCATGCCAGTGTAGAAGGACAAGAAATATTAAGAGGAATTAATTTAACTGTACAAGCAGGAGAAGTCCATGCTATTATGGGCCCTAATGGGTCTGGAAAGAGTACTTTAGCCTCTATATTAGCAGGAAAACCAGGCTATACAGTTACAGCAGGAGATGTTAATTTTAACGGACAAGACTTGCTTTCTTTAGCACCTGAAGAACGTGCTGCAGCAGGTTTATTTTTAGCATTTCAGTACCCAGTAGAAATACCGGGTGTTAGCAATACCAACTTCCTAAAAACAGCTGTTAACCAGATCAGAAAGCACAGAGGGCAAGAACCATTGGATGCAGTAGAATTTCTAAAAATACTCAAGGAAAAAGCTAGGTTGGTTAATATCGATAAAGAGCTACTTCACAGGACACTCAATGAGGGCTTTTCAGGAGGAGAAAAGAAAAGAAATGAGATATTGCAGATGGCTATGTTATCGCCTTCCTTATCTATCTTAGATGAGACAGATTCAGGATTGGATATCGATGCACTTAAAACAGTAGCATTCGGTATTAATCAACTTAAAACGCCTGATAATGCCACCATTGTTATTACCCATTACCAGCGACTATTAGATTTTATTGTGCCTGATTTTGTACATGTACTGTATAAAGGTAAAATCGTGAAGTCAGGCTTTAAAGAACTAGCTAAAGAACTCGAAGCGAAAGGATATGATTGGCTCAAAGAAACCACTGTTTAG
- the sufD gene encoding Fe-S cluster assembly protein SufD, which produces MHTTTVFTQLQEAFSRHISSLSTTHDWQKVQQEAYRTFQKLGLPHAKTEAYKNTPITSVLSEKFNLSDVPIALDEPSEEIEALLQQSFDSYPIVLVNGMISKRYTPINLLHPSFQVYTFDEAYTQHPDLLMKHFDQCASDKLDIFTFINTALFKTGIMIYIPDNVVLDKTLHIYNITDAATQKAISYPRLLIVTGKNSQLSIINSWHTLGENEGFTNAVTDIIVGPYTQLDCYTLQTQLGNACQINNIHYYQAEHSVVNNYAFSWDGMLIRNNLHIVIQASHAEANMYGLYCLNNTQHIDNHTLVDHQQPHTASNELYKGIIGGNATGVFNGRIYVQPEAQKTNAFQANNNILLSDQATIHTKPQLEIWADDVKCSHGATIGQLDESQLFYLQSRGIPEGLAKHMLLESFADEVISKINLLPLQKYLRKDFKDQISRLA; this is translated from the coding sequence ATGCATACAACAACAGTCTTTACACAGCTGCAAGAAGCTTTTTCAAGACATATCAGTAGCTTATCAACAACCCACGATTGGCAAAAAGTACAGCAAGAGGCATATCGTACTTTTCAGAAATTGGGACTACCACATGCAAAAACAGAAGCCTATAAAAATACACCTATTACATCAGTCTTATCAGAGAAGTTTAATCTAAGTGATGTACCGATTGCTTTAGACGAGCCGTCTGAAGAAATTGAGGCACTATTACAACAGAGCTTTGATAGTTATCCTATTGTATTGGTTAATGGTATGATTAGTAAAAGATACACACCTATCAACTTGCTACATCCCTCCTTTCAGGTATATACCTTTGATGAAGCCTATACTCAACACCCAGACTTATTGATGAAACATTTTGACCAATGTGCATCTGATAAGCTAGACATTTTTACATTTATCAATACAGCACTCTTTAAAACGGGTATAATGATTTATATTCCTGATAATGTAGTGCTCGATAAAACGTTGCATATCTATAATATAACTGATGCCGCTACTCAGAAAGCCATTAGTTATCCAAGGCTCCTCATAGTTACTGGTAAGAATAGCCAGCTTAGTATAATTAATAGTTGGCATACACTAGGAGAGAATGAAGGATTCACCAATGCCGTTACTGATATCATAGTTGGTCCCTACACGCAACTAGACTGCTATACTTTACAAACACAATTAGGTAATGCATGCCAAATCAACAACATACACTATTACCAAGCTGAGCATAGTGTGGTTAATAATTATGCATTTAGCTGGGATGGGATGCTAATTAGAAATAACCTGCATATAGTTATCCAAGCATCGCATGCAGAAGCCAATATGTACGGTTTATATTGCCTTAACAACACCCAGCATATCGATAACCATACCCTAGTAGACCATCAACAACCGCATACCGCAAGCAATGAACTTTATAAGGGAATTATAGGGGGTAATGCTACAGGTGTATTTAATGGAAGAATTTACGTACAACCTGAAGCACAAAAAACCAATGCTTTTCAAGCGAATAATAACATACTACTTTCCGACCAGGCAACTATACATACCAAGCCTCAATTAGAGATTTGGGCCGATGATGTAAAATGTTCTCATGGAGCTACTATAGGACAACTAGATGAATCTCAATTATTTTACTTGCAATCGCGCGGTATTCCTGAAGGCTTAGCAAAGCATATGCTATTAGAGTCTTTTGCTGATGAGGTAATCAGCAAAATAAACCTATTACCATTGCAGAAATACTTAAGAAAGGATTTTAAAGACCAGATAAGCCGACTCGCTTAA